The region GCTGCCCGCAACCCTTTCAACTGTGTGTGCTCCCTGAGCTGGTTCAGCCCTTGGGTGCGGGAGAACCGTGTGGCACTGGCCAGCCCAGAAGAGACACGCTGCCACTTCCCACCCAAGAATGCTGGCCAGATGCTCCTGGACCTTGACTACGCCGACTTCGGCTGCCCAGCTACCACCACTACAGCTACAGTGCCCACCACACGGTCCTCGGCATGGGAACCCACACCCATGTCTTCCAGCCTAGCTCCCACCTGGCAAAATCCCACGGAGCCCGCTGCCAAGGCCCCAAGCCTGCCACCTGCCACCCTGCCCACCATGGGGCCTGATCCCCAGACCCAGGACTGCCCGGCGTCCATCTGCCTCAACGGGGGCACCTGCCATCTCGGGGCTCGGGGCCACCTAGCCTGCCTGTGCCCTGAAGGCTTCACTGGTCTGTACTGTGAGAGTCTGGTGAGGCAGGGTCCAtggtccacccccaccccagccactctgaggcctcctgggcccctccccctcagaATCGAGCCAGTAAGCCCTACCTCTCTGAAGGTAGGGCTGCAGCGCTACCTACAGGGCAGCACCGTGCAGCTCAGGAGCCTCCGCCTCACCTACCGCAACCTGTCAGGCCCTGACAAGCGGCCAGTGACATTGCGGCTGCCCGCCTCACTTGCTGAGTACACGGTCACCCAGCTTCGGCCCAATGCCACCTACTCCATCTGTGTCAGGCCCCTGGATGCTGGGTGGGTGCCTGAGGGTGAGGAGGCCTGTGGAGAGGCCCGCACACCCCTAGCTGTCCGCTCCAACCATGCCCCCGTTACACAGGCCCGAGAGGGCAACCTGCCGCTTCTCATTgcacctgccctggctgccgTGCTCCTGGCTGCACTAGCTGTTGTAGGGGCGGCCTATTTCGTGCGGCGGGGGcgggctgcagcagctgcagctcaGGGCAAAGGGCAGGTGGGGCCTGGGCCCCTGGAGCTGGAGGGGGTGAAGGCCCCCTTAGAGCCAGGCCCCAAGGCAAGTGAGGGTGTTGGGGAGGCCCCGCCTGGTGGGCCTGAGTGTGAGGTGCCACTCATGGGCTacccagggcctgggctccaAGGGC is a window of Desmodus rotundus isolate HL8 chromosome 1, HLdesRot8A.1, whole genome shotgun sequence DNA encoding:
- the VASN gene encoding vasorin, yielding MLWPTPPGSRHRCPDQKMHSRVPLFLLLLLAPGPGVQGCPSGCQCNQPQTVFCTARHGTTVPQDVPPDTADLYVFDNGITTLDTGTFASLPGLQLLDLSQNQITSLPSGVFQPLANLSNLDLTSNRLREITNETFRGLRRLERLYLGKNRIYHIQPGAFDALDRLLELKLQDNELQALPPLHLPNLLLLDLSYNSLLALEPGTLDTANVEALRLAGLGLQQLDEGLFGRLRNLHDLDVSDNQLEHVPSAVRGLEGLMRLRLAGNTRIAQLRPEDLAGLAALQELDLSNLSLQALPYELSGLFPHLRLLAAARNPFNCVCSLSWFSPWVRENRVALASPEETRCHFPPKNAGQMLLDLDYADFGCPATTTTATVPTTRSSAWEPTPMSSSLAPTWQNPTEPAAKAPSLPPATLPTMGPDPQTQDCPASICLNGGTCHLGARGHLACLCPEGFTGLYCESLVRQGPWSTPTPATLRPPGPLPLRIEPVSPTSLKVGLQRYLQGSTVQLRSLRLTYRNLSGPDKRPVTLRLPASLAEYTVTQLRPNATYSICVRPLDAGWVPEGEEACGEARTPLAVRSNHAPVTQAREGNLPLLIAPALAAVLLAALAVVGAAYFVRRGRAAAAAAQGKGQVGPGPLELEGVKAPLEPGPKASEGVGEAPPGGPECEVPLMGYPGPGLQGPLPTKPYI